One segment of Carya illinoinensis cultivar Pawnee chromosome 13, C.illinoinensisPawnee_v1, whole genome shotgun sequence DNA contains the following:
- the LOC122291060 gene encoding uncharacterized protein LOC122291060 has protein sequence MAAADGLQANSATVTRLKSFADMVLESPQPIPEVVVPFRSHKTIDGEVCVVFSKDELDRSAIPFQFSLVLKFIRQRPSLDSIRSFIKARWGLTNQPIVSSMRKPRNVFVRLSLEDDFVKAFARESCEINGVPYRVFHWSTDFHEDQEPVRVPVWITLPGLPPNFYHESFLRNITAPIGRFLKRDNPTRCATRTDGARVCVEMDVTKEPIKALWIGTPRIPQSFYQTIDFETLPAYCLRCHVQGHNDKTCKWQGKKQSVTLKENYEKEKTNLTWVIKEKKDEQPIVIVQKGESSRMGEKLVQEIGTQSNELHLENSEREGHTKQVADGEVDVTAVEMNKALDVKQSNSENPTVDATAVNEMVSHMEGLHDAPIIEGSRQIVIHEELETGINLHMGDTNTDVTLVEEAITLNQELPNIDGISAQDGRDPAYVDTEQDHDVFDGHVYSDTDSEEVTEHIAKKKLAASDLDIQSEKERHRKGIKLRGSSRVVSKPSRLNL, from the coding sequence ATGGCTGCCGCCGATGGCCTCCAGGCCAATTCAGCCACTGTTACACGCCTCAAATCTTTTGCAGATATGGTTTTAGAATCTCCTCAGCCCATTCCTGAGGTTGTGGTTCCCTTTAGATCTCATAAAACGATAGATGGTGAGGTATGTGTAGTATTCTCTAAGGATGAACTGGATAGATCGGCTattccttttcaattctctctgGTTTTAAAGTTTATACGGCAAAGACCATCCCTGGACTCCATCAGATCATTCATCAAAGCCAGATGGGGATTGACGAACCAACCGATCGTCTCATCGATGCGGAAGCCACGGAATGTTTTCGTACGGCTATCGCTGGAGGATGATTTTGTGAAGGCCTTTGCACGTGAAAGCTGTGAGATTAATGGAGTCCCATATAGAGTTTTTCACTGGTCCACCGATTTTCATGAAGATCAAGAACCGGTTAGAGTCCCGGTATGGATTACTCTGCCGGGTCTTCCTCCAAACTTCTACCACGAGTCATTTTTGCGCAACATTACGGCTCCTATTGGCAGATTTCTTAAGAGGGACAATCCTACTAGATGCGCTACTCGCACGGATGGAGCCAGAGTTTGTGTAGAGATGGATGTTACAAAAGAACCGATTAAAGCCTTGTGGATAGGTACACCCAGAATTCCTCAAAGTTTTTATCAAACCATAGATTTCGAGACTCTTCCTGCTTATTGTCTACGATGTCACGTCCAAGGCCATAATGATAAAACTTGCAAATGGCAAGGAAAAAAACAGAGTGTTACGCTGAAGGAAAACTATGAGAAGGAAAAAACGAATCTGACTTGGGTgattaaggaaaagaaagatgagCAACCTATCGTTATAGTGCAAAAAGGTGAGTCTAGTAGGATGGGAGAAAAACTGGTGCAAGAGATTGGAACCCAGTCTAATGAGCTACATCTAGAAAACTCGGAAAGGGAGGGTCATACGAAACAGGTGGCAGATGGAGAGGTTGACGTTACAGCCGTAGAGATGAACAAAGCTTTAGACGTAAAACAGAGCAATTCCGAAAATCCTACAGTTGATGCTACAGCAGTTAACGAGATGGTCTCTCATATGGAGGGGTTACATGATGCTCCGATCATTGAAGGCTCACGGCAGATAGTTATCCATGAAGAGTTGGAAACGGGAATCAATTTGCATATGGGCGATACAAATACAGATGTAACTCTTGTGGAGGAAGCAATTACGTTAAATCAAGAATTACCGAACATAGATGGGATTAGTGCCCAGGACGGAAGAGACCCAGCCTATGTAGATACGGAACAAGACCATGATGTTTTTGATGGGCACGTTTATTCAGATACGGATTCAGAAGAGGTTACGGAACATATTGCTAAGAAAAAACTTGCGGCATCAGACTTGGATATTCAATCAGAAAAAGAACGTCACAGGAAAGGTATTAAATTAAGGGGCTCATCTAGGGTTGTAAGCAAACCCTCTCGCCTTAATTTATGA